A genomic window from Sulfurospirillum multivorans DSM 12446 includes:
- a CDS encoding 4Fe-4S dicluster domain-containing protein, giving the protein MGLITAPSNTPVWVNVSRCKACDICVSMCPAGVLAMVQAPNSTLGSMIEVVVPDACIGCRDCELHCPDFAIYVADKSEFKFAKLSETSKERAEKVKQNKFRKLSE; this is encoded by the coding sequence ATGGGTTTAATTACCGCTCCAAGTAATACACCAGTATGGGTTAATGTCTCCAGGTGTAAAGCTTGTGATATTTGTGTCAGTATGTGTCCAGCAGGTGTTTTAGCAATGGTTCAAGCACCCAATTCGACACTGGGTTCGATGATAGAGGTTGTTGTTCCAGATGCCTGTATTGGATGTCGGGATTGTGAATTACATTGTCCTGATTTTGCTATTTACGTAGCGGATAAAAGCGAATTTAAGTTTGCAAAACTTTCTGAAACCTCTAAAGAGAGAGCCGAGAAAGTCAAACAAAATAAATTTAGAAAACTGAGCGAATAA
- the sucC gene encoding ADP-forming succinate--CoA ligase subunit beta gives MNIHEYQAKEIFKRYNVPTPSGYVAFSVEEAVENAKKLGGSIWVVKAQIHAGGRGLGGGVKLARSLDEVKTLANEILGMTLVTHQTGPAGKLVQKVYIEEGADIADELYLGIVLDRAREMPVIMASREGGMEIEKVAAEAPEKIIKVAVDPFIGFQAFHGRELAYGLGLAKEEISSFIKFAAALYKVYMENDAEMIEINPLVKTKSGAFIALDGKMGFDDNALFRHPDIEAMRDESEENPIEREASGYGLSYVKLDGNVGCMVNGAGLAMGTMDTINHVGGNPANFLDVGGGANAQTVAKGFEIILKDPNVKSIFVNIFGGIVRCDRIANGILEATKLVDVHVPVIVRLDGTNAKEAAEILKNANIKNIITASDLNDGAIKAVAAAKGN, from the coding sequence ATGAATATTCATGAGTATCAGGCCAAAGAGATCTTTAAGAGATACAATGTTCCCACGCCAAGTGGCTATGTCGCCTTTAGTGTTGAAGAGGCTGTTGAAAATGCAAAGAAACTGGGTGGCTCTATCTGGGTGGTTAAAGCGCAAATTCACGCAGGTGGACGCGGTCTTGGTGGTGGCGTAAAACTTGCTCGAAGCTTAGATGAAGTCAAAACACTTGCAAACGAAATTCTTGGTATGACCTTGGTCACTCACCAAACTGGACCTGCGGGCAAACTGGTTCAGAAAGTCTATATCGAAGAGGGTGCTGATATTGCAGATGAGCTTTATTTGGGTATTGTTTTAGACCGCGCTCGTGAAATGCCAGTGATTATGGCATCACGTGAAGGCGGAATGGAGATTGAAAAAGTAGCCGCAGAAGCACCTGAAAAGATCATCAAAGTGGCAGTAGATCCTTTTATTGGATTTCAAGCCTTTCATGGTCGTGAGTTAGCGTACGGTCTTGGTCTTGCAAAAGAAGAGATCAGCAGTTTTATTAAATTTGCAGCAGCTTTGTATAAAGTTTATATGGAAAACGATGCTGAGATGATCGAAATCAACCCACTGGTCAAAACCAAAAGCGGCGCTTTTATAGCCCTCGATGGTAAAATGGGCTTTGATGATAACGCACTTTTCCGTCACCCAGACATCGAAGCAATGCGCGATGAGAGTGAAGAAAACCCCATTGAACGTGAAGCTTCAGGCTATGGGCTGAGCTACGTCAAACTCGATGGCAATGTTGGCTGTATGGTCAATGGCGCTGGTCTTGCGATGGGTACGATGGATACCATTAATCATGTGGGTGGGAATCCTGCAAACTTCTTAGACGTGGGCGGCGGAGCCAATGCTCAAACCGTTGCTAAAGGCTTTGAGATTATCCTCAAAGACCCCAACGTCAAATCAATCTTTGTCAATATTTTTGGTGGAATCGTACGATGTGATCGTATCGCCAATGGCATCTTAGAAGCGACAAAGCTTGTGGATGTGCATGTTCCTGTCATCGTTAGATTGGATGGAACGAACGCCAAAGAGGCCGCTGAAATTTTGAAAAATGCAAATATTAAAAATATTATTACGGCAAGTGATCTTAACGATGGTGCGATTAAAGCCGTCGCTGCTGCTAAAGGAAACTAA
- the sucD gene encoding succinate--CoA ligase subunit alpha: protein MSILIDKNTKVIVQGFTGKEGSFHAEQCLAYGTKIVGGVTPGKGGTEHLGQPVFNTVREAVVVTGATVSMVFVPPAFVGDAVLEAADAGIELAVIITEGSPVRDMQRAKAYAVKKGMKTIGPNCPGIITAEECKIGIMPGSIFKKGNIGLISKSGTLTYEGANQVCNEGFGITTAVGIGGDPIIGLSYIQLLGMFEADSETEAIVMIGEIGGDLEIQAAKYIQEHIKKPVVAFIAGQSAPKGKRMGHAGAIVSGSAGTAAEKMEALSNAGVHVVKSPAEIGKKIAEVLKK, encoded by the coding sequence ATGAGCATATTGATTGACAAAAATACAAAAGTAATCGTTCAAGGTTTTACGGGCAAAGAGGGTAGTTTTCATGCGGAACAATGTTTAGCATACGGTACGAAAATAGTCGGTGGTGTAACACCAGGTAAAGGTGGCACAGAGCATTTGGGTCAACCCGTATTTAATACCGTTCGTGAAGCCGTTGTGGTAACAGGCGCAACCGTGAGTATGGTATTTGTTCCACCTGCCTTTGTGGGTGATGCTGTCTTAGAAGCAGCCGATGCGGGCATTGAATTGGCGGTAATTATTACAGAGGGTTCACCCGTACGTGACATGCAAAGAGCTAAAGCGTACGCCGTTAAAAAAGGGATGAAAACCATTGGACCTAACTGCCCAGGTATTATCACTGCAGAAGAGTGTAAGATCGGCATTATGCCAGGCTCCATCTTCAAAAAGGGCAACATCGGACTGATCAGTAAATCAGGCACATTGACCTATGAAGGTGCGAACCAAGTCTGTAACGAAGGCTTTGGCATTACGACGGCCGTTGGTATTGGAGGCGATCCTATTATTGGACTCTCTTACATTCAACTTCTTGGCATGTTTGAAGCAGACTCTGAGACTGAAGCGATTGTCATGATCGGTGAAATCGGAGGTGATCTTGAAATCCAAGCTGCCAAATATATTCAAGAGCACATCAAAAAACCTGTTGTTGCCTTTATCGCAGGTCAAAGTGCGCCCAAAGGTAAACGTATGGGCCATGCAGGTGCAATTGTGAGTGGCAGTGCAGGAACAGCAGCGGAGAAGATGGAAGCGCTGAGCAATGCAGGCGTACACGTTGTAAAATCTCCTGCTGAAATTGGAAAAAAGATAGCTGAAGTTTTGAAAAAATAA